From one Marmota flaviventris isolate mMarFla1 chromosome 1, mMarFla1.hap1, whole genome shotgun sequence genomic stretch:
- the Cmklr1 gene encoding chemerin-like receptor 1 → MEDGEYNSSLPYDDEYLDDLGPVLVLDDHPAPEARVTRILVVVIYSIVCFLGILGNGLVIVIATFKMKRTVNSVWFLNLAVADFLFNVFLPLHITYAALDYHWVFGTAMCKVSSFLLIHNMYTSVFLLTAISLDRCVSVLLPVWSQNHRSVRLAYTGCVVIWVLAFFLSSPSLIFRDTASLHGKTSCFNNFSLSAPGSSGPIGSSQHVLVTVTRFLCGFLVPVLVITACYLTIVCRLRRNRLAKTKKPFKIIVTIIVTFFCCWCPYHTLYLLELHHTVLPGPVFSLGLPLATALAIANSCMNPLLYVFMGQDFKKFKVTLFSRLVNALSEDTGHSSFPSHRSFTRMSSVNDKSSVNERETSML, encoded by the coding sequence ATGGAGGATGGGGAGTACAACTCCTCCCTCCCCTACGACGACGAATACCTGGATGATCTCGGCCCCGTGTTGGTTCTGGACGACCACCCCGCCCCGGAGGCCAGGGTGACCAGGATCCTCGTGGTGGTGATCTACAGCATCGTCTGCTTCCTGGGGATCCTGGGCAACGGCCTGGTGATCGTCATCGCCACCTTCAAGATGAAGAGGACGGTGAACAGCGTGTGGTTCCTCAACCTGGCCGTGGCCGACTTCCTCTTCAACGTCTTCCTGCCGCTGCACATCACCTACGCCGCCCTGGACTACCACTGGGTGTTCGGGACGGCCATGTGCAAGGTCAGCAGCTTCCTGCTCATCCACAACATGTACACCAGCGTCTTCCTGCTCACCGCCATCAGCCTGGACCGCTGCGTCTCCGTGCTGCTCCCCGTCTGGTCCCAGAACCACCGCAGCGTCCGGCTGGCCTACACGGGCTGCGTGGTCATCTGGGTCCTGGCCTTCTTCCTGAGCTCCCCGTCCCTCATCTTCCGGGACACGGCCAGCCTGCACGGCAAGACCTCCTGCTTCAACAACTTCAGCCTGTCCGCGCCCGGCTCGTCCGGCCCGATCGGGTCCAGCCAACACGTGCTGGTGACCGTCACCCGCTTTCTGTGTGGCTTCCTGGTCCCCGTCCTCGTCATCACGGCCTGCTACCTCACCATCGTCTGCAGGCTGCGGCGCAACCGCCTGGCCAAGACCAAGAAGCCCTTCAAGATCATCGTCACCATCATCGTCACCTTCTTCTGCTGCTGGTGTCCCTACCACACTCTCTACCTGCTGGAGCTACACCACACTGTCCTGCCTGGCCCTGTCTTCAGCCTGGGCCTGCCCCTGGCCACGGCCCTCGCCATCGCCAACAGCTGCATGAACCCCCTTCTGTACGTCTTCATGGGCCAGGACTTCAAGAAGTTCAAGGTGACGCTCTTCTCCCGCCTGGTCAACGCTCTGAGTGAGGACACGGGCcactcctccttccccagccatAGGAGCTTCACCAGGATGTCGTCAGTGAACGACAAGTCTTCGGTGAACGAGAGGGAGACCAGCATGCTGTGA